Below is a genomic region from Tripterygium wilfordii isolate XIE 37 chromosome 12, ASM1340144v1, whole genome shotgun sequence.
gggccgggccgtgAATCATAAACACAATGGCCTAAGAGCAGGGCCCAGCATTACCCTCCCATTGAGAGTCACTTGCCTAGCGGGCATGAATCATAAAATAACCATGGCATGACACGTTCAGGGCCCAAGCGCCTGGCCCAACattcttttaagaaaatattgaaattttcaTATTGACAAAAGGTATTGAACAAGAGACTACTTCATTATATAAACCTGTGTATTAACCATTGCGCCACCTTTCTTTGTGATATCTTTTACCctatgaaaatatttaaataattcaaTGTGTTATAAATCGGGCAGGCCACTACAATGAAGCCAAAAGGGCTATCACTTCAGGATTAGGGGTCGAGGAATCTGCTTACACTGCAAATGTTGCATACTTGCATCTAGAGATTGAAGCGTGCATTGAGATTAGTCTTTAATACAGAATGGTGCTCACCTTTATCGAATATCATCACGGAACGAAGTTCACCATTGTCAAACCTAGCACAAAACAGACTTGGTTGGATTAGTTTATAACCCATTACCCAATAAGTCGGCATTAGCAGGAGTGGACAGGCTTAACAGAATATGATATACAGATGGATATTAggaataatttttctttctttcttcctgtCAATTTTGTGGTGGAAAGGATAAAAACTCAGGTTCAGTTAGGGGGGCATCAACTGGAAAGGATAAAATTTCAGTATCTTGTGGTTGATGTTTCACAAATCAAAAACGTACTTAAAAGTAAAACATAGCAGATATGGTAACTTACTTCTTGCATATTTCATCCTTCGCTGATGGATGGCAGTCATTTCCAAGCGCGTTTAGCATTTGATGCAAGAATACACTGTGAGAGACAACTGCTATTTCTGTCTCTTTCCGTGTCCTTAACctgtgtttaaaaaaaatatccttGAGTTCTATTTCGTTTACCTTTCAATAGAAATAACAGCTCAAAAAAATGAGTAATCACCAGCTCAAAAACTTCATTCCCCTGCCAATAATGTCTTCAAAGCTCTCTCTTACGTCAGCCTGCCACAACTTGTCTTCATCACTTTCTATCTGAAACGAAAGATGATATTTAGTCGGACATAAATTGATACATATAAGTTTTAAAAATGTAAACTATGATTCTATGCAAGTACTTGCCAATGAAAAATCAATTGCAGGAAAAAGAGGCCGAGACTCGCTGATGCTTCTCCTCTTATCACATGGATGGAGTCCCTGTaagtaaaatataatataagagGACAATGTGGGTTGCAGCATTATTGAATTCAATTCCGCCAAACAACATTTGAATCCAATAAGAAATATGGATTGGAATCCTCTACAACTCTGTTCCAATTGGCCTGTCTGAAATACATAAATAAAGTAGTAGAATTGTAAAGAATCTTGGTCTGTATTTAGGTAGGCTTCACTAATTTTACCACTACGTACATACCAAACGTTCTCGACAAAGCTCTACTGCTATAAATGGAGGACAATCAGAACTTGATATTGCAGGAAGACCACTGCCTCCAACATTTGCTTCCATCAGGGGAGGTAAATCAAGCCCTTCTGTTTGGCTCTTACCACCAAAAACTCCAACTGCTGTTTGCATGGTCCTGCAATCGCATCTGTTAAAAATTTCTacaaatgtatatatattgttttagtTTGTAAATAACCCTACTTAACGTCAAAAAGGTTTCTAATTACGGGAAAAATGGACTGTAAGACTTAAATGTATTGGAATAAAATAAACTTAAATGAGAACAAATAGAAGATTTCATCAAGAAACTGAAAGAAGGCGATTAGAAGTTGGAAGTTGCCATACCTCAACAAAGGGGAAGTTACAATCAACTCAATCCTCTTTAATAGTCCACTTTCCAGAACTTGCTCGCGCAGATTGGAAACCTTTTACAATAATCAATGATCACATTAACTAATTAATGTTAAACTAGATGTTATACCTCTGAAGTTTGTCTAAAGTAATGGTAGCAAGAAGTGCCTGGCAAGTTATCAAGTACTGGGACCAGattaaaatatgttttgctTTATAAATATATCTGTTGGCTAAACATCTACTTTCTTATTACTcttaatcttcttcttttttaatgaaTGGTAGCATTTCCAATAACAAATAGTGATTGACCACAAGATAATGTTCTTGAAAGTTCACAAGGGTAATAACTTCAATGGAGAAGATGCTTCTTGAAATGTGGAACAAACGCACCCATGACGTGgacacaaaaaacaaatcatcttcttcaataCTCAAACTGATCatgatatattaattttaattctcaaaatttcagtcatgaattcatgatttctaaagaaaaaaaaataattttcaaaaacatgTGTGATcctaagggtgcgtttggtatgagggtaagaatttgggggtataatttgttatccATGTAAatattacaagggtaataataattatggagaataagtgttacccttgtttggtaaagaagggtaaaatttacccaagtattcattacttttgtttgttacgactatacattactggtgtaataccattacccttgtttgttattattgtaatgaaccaaactagaaaaaagtgagattatgttttttattattacgactatcatgtaacaaaattttaaaaatatagatacatatgcatatatatacacacaaccatacatatatatatataataacaattgttaacaatttcaacaaaataatctgataacattcaaatccatgacaaagacgtaacacaagagtaggggtcatcatttggcccgTGGGCCTAGGTCCGAGCTCGGCCATGCCCGACCActtgggcgggcatgggctccattttttgggtcagcccaacccgaagccagacacctcaggccaattttggctcagcccgagcccgacccaagcccgacattatttatttttatatatatataata
It encodes:
- the LOC120010776 gene encoding phosphoglycerate mutase-like protein 1; amino-acid sequence: MDVTVAPLQHCKILHLVRHAQGVHNVAGEKDHDALMSPTLFDAQLSPLGWQQVSNLREQVLESGLLKRIELIVTSPLLRTMQTAVGVFGGKSQTEGLDLPPLMEANVGGSGLPAISSSDCPPFIAVELCRERLGLHPCDKRRSISESRPLFPAIDFSLIESDEDKLWQADVRESFEDIIGRGMKFLSWLRTRKETEIAVVSHSVFLHQMLNALGNDCHPSAKDEICKKFDNGELRSVMIFDKGEHHSVLKTNLNARFNL